Proteins encoded within one genomic window of Bradyrhizobium sp. 186:
- a CDS encoding ABC transporter substrate-binding protein, translated as MKTKSLLSTASLALAIAAFSASAQAQIAIGHLADYSGGTSDVGTPYGQAVADSFAWVNKNGGVAGKQLSVDTNDYGYQVPRAIALYKKWSAPDSKVAAIMGWGTADTEALTGFLAQDKIPDISGSYAAALTDPEGVSGKAKPAPYNFFYGPSYSDSLRAMLIWAADDWKAKGKPGKPKFVHMGANHPYPNAPKAAGEAMAQELGFEVLPPLVFALAPGDYSAQCLSLKSSGANYAYLGNTAASNISVLKACKTVGVDIQFLGNVWGMDENAAKTAGDAADGVIFPLRTAVSWGGDAPGMKTVMEISKMSDPTGKVYRPVHYIAAVCSALYMKEAFDWAAKNGGATGDNVAKGFYQKKDWVPAGMEGVCSPSTWTDKDHRGTLKVDLYRTKIAGATDGDLNDLMAKGTIKLEKVKTVELPRKPELLGW; from the coding sequence ATGAAGACAAAATCCCTTTTGAGCACCGCATCGCTTGCGCTGGCGATCGCAGCCTTTTCGGCGAGCGCGCAGGCGCAGATCGCGATCGGGCACCTCGCCGATTATTCCGGCGGCACCTCCGACGTCGGCACACCCTACGGCCAGGCCGTCGCCGACAGCTTCGCCTGGGTCAACAAGAACGGCGGCGTCGCCGGCAAGCAGCTCAGCGTCGACACCAATGATTACGGCTATCAGGTGCCGCGCGCGATCGCGCTCTACAAGAAATGGTCGGCGCCGGACTCCAAGGTCGCGGCGATCATGGGCTGGGGCACCGCGGACACCGAGGCGCTGACCGGCTTCCTCGCGCAGGACAAGATCCCAGACATCTCCGGCTCCTACGCCGCAGCCCTCACCGACCCCGAAGGCGTCAGCGGCAAGGCCAAACCCGCGCCCTACAATTTCTTCTACGGCCCGAGCTATTCGGACTCGCTCCGCGCGATGCTGATCTGGGCGGCCGACGACTGGAAGGCCAAGGGCAAGCCCGGCAAGCCGAAATTCGTGCACATGGGCGCCAACCACCCCTATCCGAACGCGCCGAAGGCCGCCGGCGAAGCCATGGCGCAGGAGCTCGGCTTCGAGGTTTTGCCGCCGCTGGTGTTCGCGCTGGCACCGGGTGACTACAGCGCGCAGTGCCTCAGCCTGAAATCCTCGGGTGCCAACTACGCCTATCTCGGCAACACCGCGGCTTCCAACATCTCCGTCCTGAAGGCCTGCAAGACCGTCGGCGTCGACATCCAGTTCCTCGGCAATGTCTGGGGCATGGACGAGAACGCCGCCAAGACCGCGGGCGATGCCGCCGACGGCGTGATCTTCCCCTTGCGTACCGCGGTGAGTTGGGGCGGCGATGCGCCCGGCATGAAGACCGTGATGGAGATCTCGAAGATGTCCGATCCCACCGGCAAGGTCTATCGCCCCGTGCATTACATCGCGGCCGTCTGCTCGGCGCTCTACATGAAGGAAGCGTTCGACTGGGCCGCCAAGAACGGCGGCGCCACCGGCGATAACGTGGCCAAGGGCTTCTACCAGAAAAAGGACTGGGTGCCGGCCGGCATGGAAGGCGTGTGCAGTCCCTCGACCTGGACCGACAAGGACCACCGCGGCACGCTGAAGGTCGACCTCTATCGCACCAAGATCGCAGGCGCGACCGACGGCGACCTCAACGACCTCATGGCCAAGGGCACGATCAAGCTCGAGAAGGTCAAGACCGTCGAGCTGCCGCGCAAGCCGGAATTGCTTGGGTGGTGA
- a CDS encoding ABC transporter ATP-binding protein, with protein MATSLEVRGVSLRFGGVRALTDVGFAIKEGELFSIIGPNGAGKTSIVNCISGRYKPTEGQLFYQGRDITGLTPNARASLGIGRTFQNLALFHHMSVLDNIMVGRHHLLKNNFFTGSLYWLTGARKEELEHRRKVEEIIDFLDLQSVRKAQAGTLSYGLRKRVELARAMALEPRLILLDEPMAGMNFEEKEDMARYIVDLNEEFGMTVVMIEHDMGVVMDISHRVMVLDFGRKIAEGDPAAVLADPHVRRAYLGEEDEVLVDPDDAPPAQESAA; from the coding sequence GTGGCTACCAGTCTTGAAGTGCGCGGCGTGTCCCTGCGGTTCGGCGGCGTTCGTGCGCTGACCGATGTCGGCTTCGCCATCAAGGAGGGCGAGCTGTTCTCGATCATCGGCCCCAACGGCGCCGGCAAGACCTCGATCGTGAACTGTATTTCCGGCCGCTACAAGCCAACCGAAGGCCAGCTGTTCTACCAGGGCCGCGACATCACCGGATTGACGCCGAATGCGCGGGCCTCGCTCGGCATCGGCCGCACCTTCCAGAACCTCGCGCTGTTCCACCACATGAGCGTGCTCGACAACATCATGGTCGGCCGCCATCACCTCCTGAAGAACAATTTTTTCACGGGCTCGCTGTACTGGCTCACCGGTGCGCGCAAGGAAGAGCTCGAGCATCGCCGCAAGGTGGAAGAAATCATCGACTTCCTCGACCTCCAGTCGGTGCGAAAAGCGCAAGCCGGCACCCTCTCCTACGGCCTGCGCAAGCGCGTGGAGCTCGCACGCGCCATGGCGTTGGAGCCCCGCCTCATTCTCCTCGACGAGCCGATGGCCGGCATGAACTTCGAGGAGAAGGAGGACATGGCCCGCTACATCGTCGATCTCAACGAGGAGTTCGGGATGACGGTGGTGATGATCGAGCACGACATGGGCGTAGTGATGGATATCTCCCATCGCGTCATGGTGCTGGATTTCGGCCGCAAGATCGCCGAGGGCGATCCGGCCGCCGTGCTCGCCGACCCCCATGTCAGGCGCGCCTATCTCGGCGAGGAGGACGAGGTGCTGGTCGATCCCGACGATGCGCCGCCGGCGCAGGAGAGCGCGGCATGA
- a CDS encoding branched-chain amino acid ABC transporter permease yields the protein MAGPALIPAGDFRTSYAADTTIFPTSTSRNFAIAGVLLFCLAPQFLGGYWLSILIQIGIFSIAALGLNILVGFTGQISIGHAAFFLLGAFTSAYISNNAPIPVFFAIPLAGVVTALVGLIFGIPAARLKGLYLVIATLAAQYILLDFFSRAEWFTGGSVPASANPFSIFGFVLRGDKQYFYVVLAYVIASYVLVTNLMRTRDGRALVAIRDHYLSAEIMGINLTKYRTLSFGLAAFFAGIAGALYAHYQLVVSQEGFGIERSILFLAMIIIGGTGSIMGTLMGTAFVVLLPESMEFLSVYLKGGAIDKALSLNNNITFLREIAIGVIIIAFLMFEPDGLAHRWRQIKAYWKLYPFSH from the coding sequence ATGGCCGGCCCTGCCCTTATCCCTGCTGGTGACTTCCGCACATCCTACGCCGCGGACACCACGATCTTTCCGACCTCAACCAGCCGCAACTTTGCGATCGCCGGCGTGCTGCTGTTCTGCCTCGCGCCACAATTCCTTGGCGGATACTGGCTCAGCATCCTCATACAGATCGGTATCTTCTCGATCGCTGCGCTGGGGTTGAACATCCTGGTCGGCTTCACCGGCCAGATCTCGATCGGGCACGCCGCCTTCTTCCTGCTCGGCGCCTTCACCTCGGCCTATATCTCCAACAACGCGCCGATTCCGGTGTTCTTCGCGATCCCGCTCGCGGGTGTCGTCACCGCGCTGGTCGGCCTGATCTTCGGCATTCCGGCGGCGCGGCTGAAGGGGCTCTACCTCGTCATCGCGACGCTGGCCGCGCAATACATCCTGCTCGATTTCTTCTCCCGCGCGGAGTGGTTCACCGGCGGCTCGGTGCCGGCCAGCGCCAATCCGTTCTCGATCTTCGGCTTTGTCTTGCGCGGCGATAAGCAATATTTCTATGTCGTGCTGGCTTATGTGATCGCGAGCTACGTCCTCGTCACCAATTTGATGCGGACGCGCGACGGCCGCGCGCTGGTGGCGATCCGCGATCACTACCTCTCCGCGGAAATCATGGGCATCAACCTCACCAAATACCGGACGCTGTCGTTTGGGCTGGCCGCGTTCTTCGCCGGCATCGCCGGCGCGCTCTATGCGCATTACCAGCTCGTGGTGTCGCAGGAGGGCTTTGGCATCGAGCGCTCGATCCTGTTCCTGGCCATGATCATCATCGGCGGCACCGGCTCGATCATGGGCACGCTGATGGGCACCGCCTTCGTGGTGTTGCTGCCGGAATCGATGGAATTTCTCAGCGTCTACTTGAAGGGCGGCGCGATCGACAAGGCGCTCTCGCTCAACAACAATATCACCTTCCTGCGCGAGATCGCGATCGGAGTGATCATCATCGCGTTTTTGATGTTCGAGCCGGACGGGCTCGCGCATCGCTGGCGGCAGATCAAGGCCTACTGGAAACTCTACCCGTTCTCGCATTGA
- a CDS encoding branched-chain amino acid ABC transporter permease produces MNTAFLIQLLVNGLVVGTLYGVVAMSFVLIYKATQVVNFAQGELLLVGAWVCWTLLAKYQVPFWIGMPMTLVFMFVFGIAIQVLILRPMIGEPIISVIMVTIGLSTVLQATLKWMFGVNPQPFPRVFESQSLSLFGLQIQTVYVMSLVVSVAMMIGMAWFFRASKYGLAMRATAFNQQVAQSLGISVKSVFAMAWAISATVSAVAGVVVAVVNGVSSGLAAYGIKVFPAAILGGLDSVGGAVLGGIIIGLLENIAQYVDSEYLHWGNLYEIAPFYVLIIVLMIKPYGLFGTHDIERI; encoded by the coding sequence ATGAACACCGCCTTCCTCATCCAGCTCCTGGTCAACGGCCTCGTGGTCGGCACGCTTTATGGCGTGGTCGCGATGTCGTTTGTGCTGATCTACAAGGCCACCCAGGTCGTCAATTTCGCGCAGGGCGAGCTGTTGCTGGTCGGCGCCTGGGTGTGCTGGACCTTGCTCGCGAAATACCAGGTGCCGTTCTGGATCGGCATGCCGATGACGCTCGTGTTCATGTTCGTGTTCGGCATCGCGATCCAGGTGCTGATCCTGAGGCCGATGATCGGTGAACCCATCATTTCGGTGATCATGGTGACGATCGGCCTCTCGACCGTGCTCCAGGCCACGCTGAAATGGATGTTCGGCGTCAATCCGCAGCCGTTCCCACGGGTGTTCGAGAGCCAGTCGCTCAGCCTGTTCGGGCTCCAAATCCAGACCGTCTATGTCATGAGCCTCGTGGTGTCGGTCGCCATGATGATCGGCATGGCCTGGTTCTTCCGCGCCTCCAAGTACGGCCTTGCGATGCGCGCCACCGCGTTCAACCAGCAGGTGGCGCAGTCGCTCGGCATCTCCGTGAAGAGCGTGTTCGCGATGGCCTGGGCGATCTCGGCGACGGTGTCGGCGGTCGCGGGCGTCGTGGTCGCCGTGGTGAACGGCGTGTCGTCAGGCCTTGCGGCTTACGGCATCAAGGTGTTTCCGGCGGCGATCCTCGGCGGGCTCGATTCCGTCGGCGGCGCCGTGCTCGGCGGCATCATCATCGGCTTGCTCGAAAACATCGCGCAATATGTCGACAGCGAGTATCTGCACTGGGGCAATCTCTACGAGATCGCGCCGTTCTACGTCCTCATCATCGTGCTGATGATCAAGCCCTATGGCCTGTTCGGCACCCACGACATCGAGCGGATCTGA
- a CDS encoding Crp/Fnr family transcriptional regulator, producing the protein MISEDQLKRVTAWSRELTEREIEVARGGITERSYGTGETVFMRGDKFDYWAGMVSGLARMGGVSRDGKQTSLAGLTAGAWFGEGSVLKNEPRRYDVVALRDSRVALMERSAFMWLFENSVGFNRFLVRQLNERLGQFIGMLEVNRTLDATARLARSIASLFNPILYPESTAHLDITQEEIGALSGMSRQNANRALNQLEKEGLLRLEYGGVTILDIERLRGYGEE; encoded by the coding sequence ATGATTTCAGAGGATCAACTGAAGCGCGTCACCGCCTGGTCGCGCGAGCTCACCGAGCGGGAGATCGAGGTCGCCCGCGGCGGAATCACGGAGCGGTCCTACGGCACCGGCGAGACCGTTTTTATGCGGGGTGACAAGTTTGATTACTGGGCCGGCATGGTGAGCGGCCTCGCCCGGATGGGCGGGGTCTCGCGCGACGGCAAGCAGACGAGCCTTGCGGGGCTGACCGCTGGCGCCTGGTTCGGGGAGGGCAGCGTGCTCAAGAACGAGCCGCGCCGCTACGACGTGGTCGCACTTCGCGATAGCCGCGTCGCGCTGATGGAGCGCAGCGCCTTCATGTGGCTGTTCGAGAACAGCGTCGGCTTCAACCGCTTCCTGGTCCGCCAGCTCAACGAGCGGCTCGGCCAGTTCATCGGCATGCTCGAGGTCAACCGCACGCTGGATGCCACCGCACGCCTCGCCCGCAGCATCGCCTCGCTGTTCAACCCGATCCTCTACCCGGAATCGACCGCGCATCTGGATATCACGCAGGAGGAGATCGGCGCACTCTCCGGCATGTCCCGGCAAAATGCCAACCGCGCGTTGAACCAGCTGGAGAAGGAGGGGCTGCTGCGGCTCGAATATGGCGGCGTCACCATTCTCGATATCGAGCGGCTGCGCGGGTATGGGGAGGAGTGA
- a CDS encoding adenylate/guanylate cyclase domain-containing protein, with amino-acid sequence MNCSCCGSEVQSGFAFCPKCGTKQPNACPGCGYACAPDFAYCPKCGALVSEAPKAGGQARPVVPIKASSPPLAPTADPQQAFRPQPDKIDSEANRRTITVLFADLSGFTAMSERLDPEVMQTLQNELFEELTAAVQGFGGFVDKFIGDALLALFGAPAAHEDDPERAVRAALDMIKRTEQLSERAKVRAGSPLLLHIGINTGQVVAGGLGVGVAKSFSVTGDTVNTAQRLQSMAPPDEVLVGPLTYRLTRHAFSYESLGEVSLKGKMGSVLVHRLKGPLDMPRAARGLDTLGLSAPLIGRDAELARVIGSLDRACGGAAQLVRLVGEAGIGKTRLVNEFVARIRDEERFAGMAIRQAVCSPLGEQSYGTLAAVLRSAYGIAQKASTAEAEARLAEALSELGLAAEEAERLMPLYVHVLGLGGPDAVLQHVEPEQLRRQIFFAIRTVFERRLALSPLLIIVEDLHWADAVSLEALRFLMDRLERTRLMLLFTHRPMLELDQFGSGRISHTTLRLPPLGDADGQKLLAAYFSHGWREPPGNLFSRILERASGNPLFLEEIIRGLIEAGALARDGSQWRIKSDEAAADIPASIQALLLARLDRLPHEVRRLAQEAAVIGPRLDAALLSATATGGAKVEAGLELLCDAEIVEEVAGANSISLRSYRFTQTMLQDVIYQNLLLQRRIELHGRIGAALERLYGSEPERLEDLILLGHHFSLSARKPKGARYLRAAGDRARATYANDDAIRLYQQALAVLLLSGEREPERLVLYERIADLCGAAGRRNTAEEHYQSALEGHRAAADRIGEARILRKLGRLLWDAGKRIKAETHYAEAAELLGGTNAPIDWAHLLQERGRLAFRMGDHVAAAKWADEALGYARSVPADADEQAGLEAARAIAEALNTKAVALARLGRHQEAVREVEQSVAAAEAAGLLNVACRGYTNLGVLYTIVDPAQAMEVCCRGLDVARRIGDLGFQARLLANFAVACCTFTDKCTDEGVPAAEKAIEIDRALDQREHLPVPLIVLGQIHQCHFRPDQAARCYNEAIEVASETGEPQQLFPCYDGLATLNLDRGNMPEAERYFALADDVCTRHGLDPAGLIVLPFLD; translated from the coding sequence ATGAACTGCTCTTGCTGCGGTTCCGAGGTTCAGAGCGGTTTTGCTTTCTGCCCGAAATGCGGCACGAAGCAGCCGAACGCGTGCCCCGGCTGCGGCTATGCATGCGCACCGGATTTCGCGTATTGCCCGAAATGCGGCGCCCTCGTCAGTGAGGCCCCCAAAGCCGGAGGACAGGCGCGGCCCGTAGTGCCGATCAAGGCCTCCTCGCCGCCGCTCGCGCCGACGGCCGACCCTCAACAGGCATTTCGACCGCAGCCGGATAAGATCGACAGTGAAGCCAACCGCCGCACCATTACCGTGCTGTTTGCCGACCTCAGCGGCTTCACCGCGATGAGCGAACGCCTTGACCCCGAGGTCATGCAGACGCTTCAGAACGAATTGTTCGAGGAGCTGACGGCTGCCGTGCAAGGCTTTGGCGGCTTCGTGGACAAATTCATCGGCGATGCGCTGCTGGCGCTGTTCGGTGCGCCGGCTGCGCACGAGGACGATCCGGAGCGGGCGGTCCGCGCTGCCCTCGATATGATCAAACGGACGGAGCAGCTTAGCGAACGTGCGAAGGTCCGCGCCGGTTCACCCCTGTTGCTCCATATCGGTATCAACACCGGGCAAGTGGTTGCGGGCGGACTGGGTGTGGGCGTTGCCAAATCCTTTTCGGTGACTGGCGACACGGTGAATACTGCTCAGCGATTGCAGTCGATGGCGCCGCCGGACGAGGTGCTGGTCGGGCCGTTGACCTACCGTCTTACCCGGCATGCATTCTCGTATGAATCGCTTGGCGAGGTCTCGCTCAAGGGCAAGATGGGCAGCGTCCTGGTCCATCGTCTGAAGGGGCCGCTCGACATGCCGCGTGCGGCACGAGGCCTCGACACGCTGGGCCTCAGTGCGCCCCTGATCGGGCGCGACGCCGAGCTTGCCCGCGTGATCGGCAGCCTCGATCGCGCGTGCGGCGGCGCGGCGCAACTGGTGCGGCTGGTCGGCGAAGCAGGCATCGGCAAAACGCGCCTGGTGAACGAATTCGTGGCCCGCATCCGCGATGAAGAGCGCTTCGCAGGTATGGCGATCCGGCAGGCCGTCTGCTCGCCGCTCGGCGAACAATCCTACGGCACGCTCGCTGCGGTGCTGCGCAGCGCCTATGGCATCGCGCAGAAGGCCAGCACCGCGGAGGCCGAGGCCAGGCTGGCTGAAGCGCTGTCAGAGCTTGGCCTCGCGGCCGAAGAGGCAGAGCGGCTGATGCCGCTCTATGTCCACGTTCTTGGCCTCGGCGGCCCGGACGCCGTGTTGCAGCATGTCGAGCCCGAACAGCTCCGGCGGCAGATATTCTTTGCGATCCGGACCGTCTTCGAACGGCGTCTGGCCTTGTCGCCGCTTCTGATCATTGTCGAGGATCTGCACTGGGCCGATGCCGTGTCTCTCGAAGCGCTGCGGTTCCTGATGGATCGACTGGAGCGCACGCGGCTGATGCTGTTGTTTACGCATCGGCCAATGCTGGAACTGGATCAGTTCGGTTCTGGTCGGATCAGCCACACAACCCTTCGATTGCCTCCGCTTGGTGATGCTGACGGACAAAAGCTGCTCGCGGCTTATTTCAGTCACGGTTGGCGCGAGCCGCCGGGAAATCTGTTCAGTCGAATTCTGGAACGCGCGAGCGGCAATCCACTTTTCCTCGAGGAGATCATCCGCGGTCTCATCGAAGCTGGCGCCTTGGCGCGTGACGGCTCGCAGTGGCGGATAAAGTCGGATGAAGCCGCCGCCGATATCCCGGCGAGCATTCAGGCGCTGTTGCTGGCGCGCCTGGACCGGCTGCCGCATGAGGTGCGCCGGCTGGCCCAGGAGGCCGCGGTGATCGGCCCGCGCCTCGACGCGGCTCTGCTCAGTGCGACGGCAACCGGCGGGGCCAAGGTCGAAGCGGGGCTCGAACTTCTCTGCGATGCCGAGATCGTCGAGGAGGTCGCCGGCGCAAATTCCATTTCGCTGCGATCCTACCGTTTCACGCAAACCATGCTTCAGGACGTGATCTATCAGAACCTGCTCTTGCAGCGGCGGATCGAGCTCCATGGGCGCATTGGTGCCGCGCTGGAGCGGCTCTATGGCAGCGAGCCCGAACGGCTCGAAGACCTGATCCTGCTCGGACATCACTTCAGCCTCAGCGCGCGCAAGCCGAAAGGCGCGCGCTATCTGCGCGCGGCCGGCGATCGCGCACGCGCGACCTATGCCAATGACGATGCCATCCGTCTCTACCAGCAGGCCCTCGCCGTGTTGTTGTTGAGCGGCGAACGCGAGCCGGAGCGCCTGGTTCTGTATGAGCGGATAGCGGACCTCTGTGGCGCGGCCGGCCGCCGCAACACGGCTGAGGAGCACTACCAGAGTGCGCTGGAGGGGCACCGCGCCGCAGCGGACCGCATCGGCGAAGCGCGAATTCTTCGCAAGCTTGGCCGGTTGTTATGGGACGCCGGCAAGCGGATCAAGGCAGAGACGCATTACGCCGAGGCGGCAGAACTGCTTGGAGGGACCAATGCGCCCATCGACTGGGCGCACCTGCTGCAGGAGCGCGGCCGTCTTGCCTTTCGCATGGGCGATCACGTGGCCGCCGCGAAATGGGCGGACGAGGCGCTTGGCTACGCCCGATCCGTGCCAGCGGACGCGGACGAGCAAGCCGGACTCGAGGCGGCGCGCGCCATTGCCGAGGCACTCAACACCAAGGCGGTCGCACTGGCGCGGCTTGGACGGCACCAGGAAGCGGTGCGCGAAGTGGAGCAAAGTGTCGCAGCAGCCGAAGCCGCCGGCCTTCTCAACGTGGCCTGCCGCGGCTACACCAATCTCGGCGTGCTCTATACGATTGTCGACCCGGCGCAGGCGATGGAGGTTTGTTGCCGCGGACTGGACGTCGCGCGTCGTATCGGGGATCTCGGGTTCCAGGCGCGCCTTCTTGCCAATTTTGCCGTTGCCTGTTGCACCTTCACGGACAAATGCACCGATGAAGGTGTGCCGGCTGCCGAAAAGGCGATCGAGATCGATCGCGCGCTCGATCAGCGCGAGCATCTCCCGGTGCCCCTGATCGTGCTCGGCCAAATCCATCAATGCCATTTCCGGCCCGATCAGGCCGCCCGCTGCTACAATGAGGCCATCGAGGTCGCGAGCGAAACCGGCGAGCCGCAGCAGCTCTTTCCATGCTATGATGGTCTCGCGACGCTGAACCTTGATCGCGGCAATATGCCCGAGGCCGAGCGGTATTTCGCACTGGCGGATGACGTCTGCACCAGGCACGGGCTTGATCCCGCCGGATTGATCGTACTGCCATTTCTTGACTAG
- a CDS encoding long-chain fatty acid--CoA ligase: protein MMDYAGRVAQADTYPKMLRLNAKEYGNEIALREKDLGLWRPFTWSDYHTRVRDFALGLIELGLGRSDVIGIIGDNRPDWVAAEVATHAISGLSLGLYRDVLDEEASYLLNYGEAQLVFAEDEEQVDKLLVLAERVPRLKHIIYSDPRGMRKYDDPRLMSAEKFAELGRARAAREPELYDRLVDATKGEDVAILCTTSGTTSHPKLAMLAAGRVLSHCATYLAFDPKGPDDEYVSVLPLPWIMEQVYVLGKGLLCRMKINFVEEPDTMMNDLREIAPTFVLFAPRVWESIAADVRAKVMDATPFKQRLFDVGMKTGLAALEQGKRSGLADAILFRALRDRLGFTRLRSAATGGAALGPDTFKFFQAMGVPLRTLYGQTELLGAYTLHPEGKVDPDTTGVPMADSVEIRIDNADVHGVGQIVVRHPNMFLGYYKNPEASVADIRDGWMLSGDAGYFNDNKQLVVIDRIKDLAETSRGERFSPQFIENKLKFSPYIAEAVVLGAGRDALAAMICIRYSIISKWAEKNRLSFTTYSDLASRPEVYALLRKEVETVNATLPPAQRISRFLLLYKELDADDGELTRTRKVRRSVINEKYEGIIDAIYRGDADIPVDTVIRFQDGTTQRVRTRLRVVDLGGRDHMAEAAE, encoded by the coding sequence ATGATGGACTATGCGGGCCGCGTCGCGCAGGCCGATACCTATCCAAAGATGCTCCGGCTCAACGCGAAAGAGTACGGCAACGAGATCGCGCTGCGCGAGAAGGATCTTGGGCTGTGGCGCCCGTTCACCTGGAGTGACTACCACACCCGCGTGCGTGATTTTGCACTGGGCCTCATCGAGTTGGGCTTGGGCCGCAGCGACGTCATCGGCATCATCGGCGACAACCGGCCGGACTGGGTCGCGGCCGAAGTCGCCACCCACGCGATCAGCGGATTGAGCCTCGGGCTCTATCGCGACGTGCTCGACGAGGAAGCCTCCTACCTCCTCAATTATGGCGAAGCGCAGCTCGTCTTCGCCGAGGACGAGGAGCAGGTCGACAAGCTGCTTGTGCTTGCCGAGCGCGTGCCGAGACTGAAGCACATCATCTATTCCGATCCGCGCGGCATGCGGAAATATGACGATCCGCGGCTGATGTCGGCGGAAAAATTCGCCGAGCTCGGCCGAGCACGGGCCGCACGCGAACCGGAGCTTTACGACCGGCTGGTGGATGCCACCAAAGGCGAAGACGTCGCGATCCTCTGCACCACGTCGGGCACCACCTCGCATCCAAAACTCGCGATGCTCGCCGCTGGCCGCGTGCTCAGCCATTGCGCCACCTATCTTGCCTTCGATCCGAAGGGGCCGGACGACGAATATGTCTCGGTGCTACCGCTCCCCTGGATCATGGAGCAGGTCTATGTGCTCGGCAAAGGGCTGCTGTGCCGGATGAAGATCAACTTCGTCGAAGAGCCCGACACCATGATGAACGACCTGCGCGAGATCGCGCCGACGTTCGTGCTCTTTGCGCCACGCGTATGGGAATCCATCGCCGCCGACGTCCGGGCCAAGGTGATGGACGCAACGCCGTTCAAGCAGCGCCTGTTCGATGTGGGCATGAAGACGGGCCTTGCCGCGCTCGAACAAGGCAAGCGCTCCGGCCTTGCCGATGCGATCCTGTTCCGTGCGCTGCGCGACCGCCTCGGCTTCACCCGCCTGCGCTCGGCGGCTACCGGGGGCGCCGCGCTTGGCCCCGACACCTTCAAGTTCTTCCAGGCCATGGGCGTTCCGCTACGCACGCTCTACGGCCAAACCGAGCTGCTCGGCGCCTACACGCTGCATCCCGAGGGCAAGGTCGATCCTGACACCACCGGCGTGCCGATGGCCGACAGCGTCGAGATCCGCATCGACAATGCCGACGTCCACGGTGTCGGACAGATCGTGGTGCGGCATCCCAACATGTTCCTCGGCTATTACAAGAACCCGGAGGCGAGCGTTGCCGACATCAGGGACGGCTGGATGCTGTCCGGTGACGCCGGCTATTTCAACGACAACAAGCAGCTCGTGGTCATCGACCGTATCAAGGACCTCGCCGAGACCTCGCGCGGCGAGCGCTTCTCGCCGCAGTTCATCGAGAACAAGCTGAAATTCTCGCCCTATATCGCGGAAGCCGTGGTGCTCGGCGCCGGCCGCGACGCGCTCGCAGCGATGATCTGCATCCGCTATTCCATCATCTCGAAATGGGCGGAGAAGAACCGGCTCTCGTTCACGACCTACAGCGACCTCGCCTCGCGGCCCGAGGTCTATGCGCTGCTCCGCAAGGAGGTCGAGACCGTCAACGCCACGCTGCCGCCGGCGCAGCGCATCTCGCGCTTCCTGCTGCTCTACAAGGAGCTGGACGCCGACGACGGCGAGCTCACCCGCACCCGAAAAGTGCGCCGCAGCGTCATCAACGAGAAATACGAAGGCATCATCGACGCCATCTACCGCGGCGACGCCGACATCCCCGTCGACACCGTGATCCGCTTCCAGGACGGCACCACGCAGCGGGTGCGCACCAGGCTGCGGGTGGTGGATCTCGGCGGACGCGACCACATGGCGGAGGCAGCGGAGTGA
- a CDS encoding endonuclease domain-containing protein translates to MRGADESKTERARGLRAASTDAEGTLWYRLRARRLNGYKFIRQEPIGPYTVDFICREARLIIEVDGGQHADSPRDAVRDKWLADCNYRILRFWNNDVSRNLAGVLETIVTALAETPPHPDR, encoded by the coding sequence ATGCGCGGTGCTGATGAGTCCAAGACCGAACGCGCCAGAGGCCTGCGGGCCGCATCGACGGACGCGGAGGGAACGCTCTGGTATCGCCTGCGCGCCCGCAGGCTGAATGGCTACAAGTTCATCCGACAAGAACCGATCGGGCCGTACACCGTAGATTTCATTTGCCGCGAAGCCCGCCTGATCATTGAGGTGGATGGTGGGCAGCATGCAGACAGCCCGCGTGACGCCGTTCGCGACAAATGGCTGGCCGACTGCAACTATCGCATCTTGCGCTTCTGGAACAACGATGTGTCCCGCAATTTGGCCGGCGTCCTCGAGACGATCGTCACCGCCCTCGCGGAGACTCCCCCTCACCCGGATCGCTGA